The Peribacillus sp. FSL P2-0133 genome has a segment encoding these proteins:
- the csrA gene encoding carbon storage regulator CsrA: MLVLTRKPNEAIMIGDDIEITILSVEGEQIKLGINAPKNVDIHRKEVYLSIQQENRKASKAETNFLENINEYFKKKS; the protein is encoded by the coding sequence ATGCTCGTATTGACCAGAAAACCAAATGAAGCGATCATGATTGGCGATGATATCGAAATTACGATCCTGTCCGTTGAGGGGGAACAGATCAAACTGGGGATCAATGCCCCTAAAAACGTCGATATCCATAGGAAGGAAGTCTACCTGTCCATCCAGCAGGAAAATAGAAAAGCCTCAAAAGCAGAAACCAATTTTCTGGAAAATATAAATGAGTATTTCAAGAAAAAATCGTAA
- the fliW gene encoding flagellar assembly protein FliW → MIIQTKFHGELELAEKEIYVFESGIPGFLEEKQFCLLALDDTPFFVLQSIETKELAFIVTDPFEVFHDYEVKLTDEVLSSLQIETELEVITFVILTIQDPFNETTANLQAPIIINGPKKVGKQFIMNASEYLTKHRLFEPPAEQGGK, encoded by the coding sequence ATGATCATACAAACAAAATTTCATGGCGAACTCGAATTGGCAGAGAAAGAGATTTATGTATTTGAAAGCGGGATACCAGGATTTTTAGAAGAAAAACAGTTTTGCTTGCTAGCTTTGGATGACACGCCCTTTTTCGTCCTGCAATCGATAGAAACAAAAGAGCTTGCCTTCATTGTGACAGATCCTTTTGAAGTGTTTCATGATTACGAAGTGAAGCTTACGGATGAGGTGTTATCTTCTTTACAAATTGAAACGGAACTGGAAGTCATCACTTTCGTCATCTTAACGATCCAGGACCCTTTCAATGAAACGACGGCCAATCTCCAAGCTCCCATCATCATAAACGGACCTAAAAAAGTGGGTAAGCAATTTATCATGAATGCTAGTGAATACCTTACAAAGCACAGACTGTTTGAACCTCCAGCAGAACAGGGGGGGAAATGA
- a CDS encoding DUF6470 family protein, which produces MQIPQIRLQSTPMKIGLNLEQPVQQIEQKAAVQSIEQPQAILEIQTTPGKLTIDQSQAREDMDLKSLSRRVDEFAKQGYQDWLAGMARRAQQGTELRHIEKGGNPLAEQARQNSKGPEKQFNLGWIPSPFSVKLDYQPAEVKIEATVQKPIIDAQINGANHTYTPGSVDVEILQKYALDIDFINLFSGEIGE; this is translated from the coding sequence ATGCAGATTCCGCAAATCAGATTGCAATCCACCCCAATGAAGATTGGATTGAATCTAGAGCAGCCTGTACAGCAAATCGAACAGAAGGCGGCGGTCCAATCTATCGAACAGCCGCAAGCCATACTGGAAATTCAAACGACTCCAGGCAAACTGACGATCGATCAGTCACAAGCAAGGGAAGACATGGATTTGAAAAGCCTCTCAAGAAGAGTCGATGAATTTGCGAAGCAGGGATATCAAGATTGGCTGGCGGGTATGGCAAGACGTGCTCAGCAGGGAACGGAGCTGAGGCATATTGAGAAAGGCGGTAATCCACTCGCTGAACAGGCCAGGCAAAACAGCAAAGGACCTGAGAAGCAGTTCAATCTCGGCTGGATTCCCTCACCATTCAGCGTAAAGCTTGACTATCAGCCAGCGGAAGTGAAGATTGAAGCAACCGTACAAAAACCGATCATTGATGCTCAAATCAATGGGGCGAACCATACATACACACCAGGAAGTGTGGATGTCGAAATTCTACAAAAATATGCGCTGGATATAGATTTCATCAATTTATTTTCGGGTGAGATAGGGGAGTGA
- the flgL gene encoding flagellar hook-associated protein FlgL, which produces MRVTQSMLTNNMLSNLSSSYEKMSKLQEQVSSQKKFSKPSDNPVAAMMGMGYRTNLNQIGQYQSNIAEATNWIDSTDDAITEAVSAMQRIRELTVQGSNGTYEGEQLKTITEEIKQLKEHLITLGDTQIGGKYIFNGQDTNVRPSSVKDANGNTVYGTGDINLEVFSGLSLKINTDGSKIFGDALAAGGSIDRTIDALENGGDVSGTLEGLDATINTFLGMQAQVGARQNRIELMTDRLKQQEVFATEILSKNEDVDIEKAIMDLTTQESVHSAALSIGAKIMQPSLMDFLR; this is translated from the coding sequence ATGCGGGTAACGCAATCGATGCTAACCAATAATATGTTGAGCAATTTAAGCAGCAGTTACGAAAAGATGTCCAAGCTGCAAGAGCAGGTTTCCTCTCAAAAGAAATTCTCCAAACCATCCGATAACCCTGTTGCAGCCATGATGGGAATGGGGTACCGGACAAACCTCAATCAAATAGGGCAGTATCAAAGTAACATTGCCGAGGCGACCAATTGGATCGACAGCACGGATGATGCCATTACGGAAGCGGTTTCAGCCATGCAGCGGATTCGTGAATTAACCGTTCAAGGCAGCAATGGCACGTATGAAGGGGAACAACTTAAAACCATTACTGAAGAAATTAAACAATTAAAAGAACATCTCATAACTCTTGGCGACACACAAATTGGCGGGAAGTATATTTTCAACGGTCAGGATACGAATGTTAGACCATCGTCCGTTAAAGATGCGAATGGAAATACGGTGTATGGCACAGGGGACATAAACCTTGAAGTGTTTTCCGGGCTTTCCCTTAAAATCAATACGGACGGATCCAAGATTTTTGGTGATGCACTCGCTGCCGGCGGAAGCATCGACCGGACGATCGATGCACTCGAAAACGGCGGGGACGTGAGCGGGACGCTTGAAGGGCTTGACGCAACGATAAATACTTTCTTAGGCATGCAGGCACAGGTTGGCGCAAGGCAGAATCGGATTGAGCTGATGACGGACCGTCTCAAGCAGCAGGAGGTTTTTGCCACTGAAATCCTTTCGAAAAATGAGGATGTCGATATCGAAAAGGCGATCATGGATTTGACGACCCAAGAAAGTGTCCATAGTGCTGCATTAAGTATCGGAGCAAAAATCATGCAACCGAGTTTAATGGATTTTCTTCGCTAA
- the flgK gene encoding flagellar hook-associated protein FlgK — protein MISTFMGLETAKRGLSTSQGVLYTTGNNVANANTLGYSRQRVNLVQTSGFPTVGLNSPRVAGQIGTGVAAETVQRIRDSFLDAQYRTQSNKIGYYGAMSESLTKMEGVMNEPTDSGLAATMGKFWNSLQGLTANTENSGAREVVASTGVMVADTLNYYYNSLTNVQTDIGNQINVKANEINTLISSIDQLNQQISKVEPHGYVPNDLYDKRDVLVDNLSRLVSIKVNNVIPTDYGRASDVATGLYNIELMQEDGSSFAPPINLVSVNQTGMAGTSKVEVSHDKKTGMVDGLQFGSKTLTDYNFSGELSGLIKSFGYKKADGTIGGAYPDMLKKLDNMTTAFVNEFNAIHKQGYALGDDNTSTLNFFELEPGKSAAQSIKVNSEIVKDPAKIAAGGKSGGASGDNENAKLLADLKKKAFSEYSTKDQNSDELTGNFDTYYSGIIGKLGVDSQSAQKNLSNSVVLAASVNQNRESVSSVSLDEEMTDMIKFQQAYNASARMMTMMDEMLDKIINGMGTAGR, from the coding sequence ATGATTTCAACCTTTATGGGTCTTGAGACCGCCAAACGCGGATTATCCACCTCTCAAGGAGTATTGTATACAACAGGAAATAATGTGGCCAATGCCAATACTTTAGGATATTCAAGGCAGCGGGTCAACTTGGTCCAGACGTCGGGCTTTCCTACCGTCGGTTTGAACAGCCCGCGTGTTGCCGGCCAAATCGGGACAGGGGTGGCAGCTGAAACGGTTCAGCGGATCCGCGACAGTTTCCTGGATGCACAATACAGGACACAAAGTAATAAAATCGGTTATTACGGGGCCATGAGCGAATCCCTGACGAAAATGGAAGGGGTCATGAACGAACCGACCGACAGCGGATTAGCCGCCACGATGGGGAAGTTCTGGAATTCGCTGCAGGGGCTGACGGCCAATACGGAAAACTCCGGGGCTCGTGAAGTCGTTGCCTCGACGGGTGTCATGGTCGCGGATACCCTGAACTACTACTACAACTCGCTAACGAATGTTCAAACGGATATAGGCAATCAGATAAACGTCAAAGCGAACGAAATTAATACGCTCATCAGCAGTATTGATCAGCTTAACCAACAGATCAGTAAAGTGGAGCCGCATGGTTATGTCCCCAATGACCTTTATGATAAACGTGATGTACTCGTGGACAATCTCTCGCGGCTTGTCAGCATTAAAGTGAATAACGTCATTCCGACGGATTACGGCAGAGCCAGCGATGTGGCTACAGGGCTATACAACATCGAATTGATGCAAGAAGACGGTTCGTCTTTTGCGCCGCCCATCAATCTTGTCAGTGTTAACCAAACCGGGATGGCGGGAACTTCGAAAGTTGAAGTTAGCCATGATAAAAAGACGGGTATGGTAGACGGATTGCAATTCGGTTCGAAAACATTGACGGATTACAATTTCTCGGGAGAACTATCCGGTTTGATCAAAAGCTTCGGCTATAAGAAGGCTGATGGCACGATCGGCGGCGCTTATCCTGATATGCTGAAAAAGCTCGATAATATGACGACGGCTTTTGTGAATGAGTTCAATGCCATCCATAAACAAGGGTATGCCTTAGGTGATGACAACACTTCAACATTGAACTTCTTTGAACTTGAACCTGGTAAGAGTGCCGCCCAAAGCATCAAGGTGAATAGTGAAATCGTTAAGGATCCCGCAAAAATAGCCGCAGGCGGAAAAAGCGGAGGGGCATCCGGTGATAATGAAAATGCCAAACTCCTGGCTGACCTTAAAAAGAAGGCGTTCAGTGAGTACTCGACTAAAGACCAAAACTCTGACGAATTGACGGGAAACTTCGACACCTATTATTCCGGTATCATCGGAAAGCTTGGCGTGGATTCCCAAAGCGCCCAAAAGAACCTTTCCAATTCTGTCGTGCTTGCTGCATCGGTCAATCAAAATAGGGAGTCCGTCAGTTCCGTATCCCTTGATGAAGAAATGACAGACATGATCAAATTCCAGCAGGCATACAACGCATCTGCAAGAATGATGACGATGATGGATGAAATGCTCGATAAAATCATAAACGGAATGGGTACGGCAGGCAGATGA
- a CDS encoding flagellar protein FlgN yields MSARNIIGSLEKLIKLHKSFNQLAIRKTAILKANDTEAITVLLISEQKHIKAISQTDKERERAVEEFLAANGTVGQPASIHTVTKLTGPEETEVLEMLKAELIDEVAKLKERNGLNQQLIYQSLQFINVSLDILRPRNQNLNYGDSVRKTAKIGMGMFDSNA; encoded by the coding sequence ATGTCTGCACGGAACATCATCGGATCGCTTGAAAAATTGATCAAGCTTCATAAAAGTTTCAATCAATTGGCGATAAGGAAAACGGCCATTTTGAAAGCAAATGATACTGAGGCGATTACTGTCCTGCTGATTTCGGAACAAAAGCATATAAAAGCCATCAGTCAAACGGATAAGGAAAGGGAAAGGGCAGTCGAGGAATTTCTTGCAGCTAATGGAACGGTGGGACAGCCTGCCTCCATCCATACCGTGACTAAACTGACAGGACCTGAAGAAACGGAAGTCCTTGAAATGCTAAAAGCGGAATTGATTGATGAAGTGGCAAAGCTGAAGGAGAGGAACGGTTTAAATCAGCAATTGATCTATCAGTCCCTTCAATTCATCAATGTCTCTTTGGATATTCTGAGGCCGCGGAACCAGAATCTGAATTACGGGGATTCGGTTAGGAAAACGGCGAAAATCGGCATGGGAATGTTTGATTCCAATGCATAA
- the flgM gene encoding flagellar biosynthesis anti-sigma factor FlgM, with translation MKINNVGMTGVNPYKLQANKTGNIQESKVKSSDKVEISSAAKEMQQSSPILAARQAKVDELKIQVEKGNYKLNAQATAKGLIDFYRK, from the coding sequence ATGAAAATCAATAACGTCGGTATGACAGGTGTTAACCCTTATAAACTACAAGCCAATAAAACGGGGAATATACAAGAATCCAAGGTCAAATCCTCGGATAAAGTTGAAATTTCTTCAGCGGCAAAAGAAATGCAGCAATCATCTCCGATTCTTGCTGCAAGACAAGCAAAAGTGGACGAATTGAAAATCCAAGTTGAAAAAGGAAATTATAAATTGAATGCACAAGCAACGGCTAAGGGTCTCATCGATTTTTACCGGAAATGA
- a CDS encoding TIGR03826 family flagellar region protein, translating to MEVFNCPNCNSLFVMTKFRDVCDACYKEEEAQYDKVYAYIRKKINRTASMMQVVTDTGVEETLLIKFVRTGKLAQFPNLGIPCERCSANIKSGRLCSKCGDSLRTDLQAFENEEKRLTEIQGNDKKNTYYMKDDQKG from the coding sequence ATGGAAGTATTCAACTGTCCAAACTGTAATTCGTTATTCGTTATGACGAAATTCCGGGATGTATGCGATGCCTGTTATAAAGAAGAAGAAGCCCAATATGATAAAGTGTATGCATATATTCGCAAGAAAATAAATAGAACGGCGTCCATGATGCAGGTGGTTACGGACACCGGCGTTGAAGAAACGTTATTAATTAAATTTGTGAGAACCGGAAAGCTGGCGCAGTTTCCCAATCTAGGAATTCCATGTGAAAGGTGCAGCGCTAACATCAAGAGCGGAAGGTTATGCAGCAAATGCGGCGATTCACTGCGAACGGATTTGCAGGCATTTGAAAATGAGGAAAAGCGCCTGACTGAAATTCAAGGAAATGATAAAAAAAATACGTACTACATGAAGGATGATCAAAAAGGATAA
- a CDS encoding ComF family protein: MNRCLVCDEGMKRALTWRSLLKRAEARAICEGCEGKLNRITGETCTMCSRELDREYMTSDLCLDCSRWERDGEWGGYLSKNISLFHYNEYLKDIIAKYKYRGDYALAEVFAPFLKEKLKDMEFDLVTAIPLSHERLRERGFNQGQALADLIGLHTVETLTRIHTEKQSKKSRQERISLPQVFQVMQSDLLEHKSILIIDDIYTTGTTLRHAAKALITAGAKEVSSITLAR, from the coding sequence ATGAATAGATGTCTTGTTTGTGATGAGGGAATGAAGCGGGCATTGACATGGAGGAGCTTGCTTAAGCGGGCCGAGGCAAGGGCAATCTGCGAAGGATGTGAGGGGAAACTTAATAGGATTACCGGAGAGACGTGTACAATGTGCTCAAGGGAGTTGGACAGGGAATATATGACCAGTGACCTCTGTCTGGATTGTTCAAGATGGGAAAGGGATGGGGAATGGGGAGGCTATTTGTCGAAGAATATATCGCTATTTCATTACAATGAATACTTAAAAGATATCATTGCTAAATATAAGTACAGGGGGGATTATGCATTAGCTGAGGTTTTCGCTCCTTTTTTGAAAGAAAAGTTAAAGGACATGGAATTTGACCTGGTAACGGCCATCCCGCTTAGTCATGAACGGCTTAGGGAGCGGGGATTCAACCAAGGGCAGGCTTTGGCGGATCTCATTGGACTTCACACGGTTGAGACTTTGACAAGAATCCATACGGAAAAACAATCAAAAAAATCACGGCAGGAGAGAATCTCATTGCCGCAGGTTTTTCAGGTGATGCAATCTGATTTGCTGGAGCATAAATCTATTTTGATCATCGATGACATTTACACGACAGGCACAACGCTCAGGCATGCAGCGAAAGCATTGATAACGGCTGGGGCCAAAGAAGTATCATCCATCACACTGGCTAGGTGA
- a CDS encoding DEAD/DEAH box helicase, translating into MSISPPYSPELQNHLTGKHLLAFEIPFSQELLEEHLKNGYVSETCGVQSGNGSYNCVRCGNKNQTLFYTFPCKICNQDCTYCRSCIMMGRVSECAKLYRWTGPGIQFTIPDNVMRWAGTLSAGQQNASDCVVEAVNGKDEFLVWAVCGAGKTEVLFPAIEAALHAGKRICLATPRTDVVLELSPRLKKAFPAIDVTTLYAGSADRHGFSPLTVATTHQLFRFIEAFDVIIVDEVDAFPYSIDDSLHYAVNKSKKVSASTIYLTATPSKRMQRLYRSGKLKAVIIPARYHRQPIPVPGIKWSGNWQKLFLQQKIPPAINGWVSERLKQNIPFLLFFPSIQVMEQAIPLFQRLSQKLSIVHSRHPDRKEKVMALRNGMIPGLLTTTILERGVTIDRLEVAVIGAEHEVFSESALVQIAGRVGRSFANPAGTITFFHYGKSKAMVEAVHHIQMMNKDAMKRGLLDE; encoded by the coding sequence ATGAGCATTTCCCCCCCTTATTCCCCGGAACTTCAGAACCATCTCACCGGAAAACACCTTTTGGCCTTCGAAATCCCCTTCTCCCAAGAACTCCTCGAAGAGCACCTCAAGAATGGGTATGTCTCGGAAACTTGCGGCGTGCAATCGGGGAACGGCAGTTATAACTGTGTACGCTGCGGTAACAAAAATCAAACGTTGTTTTATACATTCCCTTGCAAGATTTGCAATCAAGATTGCACATACTGCCGCTCATGCATCATGATGGGACGGGTCAGTGAATGTGCAAAGCTTTATAGGTGGACCGGGCCCGGCATTCAGTTTACGATTCCTGACAATGTGATGAGGTGGGCAGGCACTTTATCGGCAGGTCAACAAAATGCCTCCGACTGTGTCGTTGAAGCCGTGAACGGAAAAGATGAATTCCTGGTATGGGCTGTATGCGGGGCAGGGAAGACGGAGGTCCTATTTCCGGCGATTGAGGCAGCCTTGCATGCCGGGAAACGGATTTGTTTGGCAACACCGCGGACCGATGTCGTTCTCGAACTCTCCCCAAGGTTAAAAAAAGCCTTTCCTGCCATTGACGTCACGACCCTCTATGCCGGCAGTGCAGATAGACATGGCTTTTCACCACTAACCGTTGCCACGACACATCAGCTTTTCCGTTTTATTGAAGCTTTCGATGTCATCATCGTTGATGAAGTCGATGCGTTTCCCTACTCAATTGATGATTCGCTGCATTATGCGGTTAATAAATCGAAAAAGGTTTCTGCGTCGACCATCTACTTGACCGCCACACCTTCGAAACGGATGCAGCGGCTATACCGAAGCGGTAAATTGAAAGCCGTGATAATTCCGGCCCGTTATCATCGACAGCCAATTCCTGTCCCTGGAATAAAGTGGAGCGGCAATTGGCAAAAACTATTTCTTCAACAAAAGATTCCCCCCGCAATTAATGGATGGGTTAGTGAACGCCTTAAGCAGAACATCCCCTTCCTATTGTTTTTTCCAAGCATTCAAGTGATGGAGCAGGCCATTCCGTTGTTCCAAAGACTGTCCCAAAAATTATCGATTGTCCACTCCCGGCACCCTGATCGAAAGGAAAAGGTAATGGCACTAAGGAATGGAATGATTCCAGGATTACTGACAACGACCATCCTGGAACGCGGCGTGACAATTGATCGGTTGGAAGTAGCCGTGATTGGTGCTGAACATGAAGTGTTTTCTGAAAGTGCCCTCGTTCAGATTGCCGGCAGGGTAGGGAGAAGCTTTGCTAACCCTGCCGGGACGATTACCTTTTTTCATTACGGTAAAAGTAAAGCGATGGTCGAGGCGGTTCACCATATACAAATGATGAATAAAGATGCCATGAAAAGGGGGCTGCTCGATGAATAG
- a CDS encoding DegV family protein → MKTAVVTDSTAYIPKEIRDRLHIHMMPLNVIFSNEAYREEVDITADEFYEEVKMQEKLPTTSQPPIGKFVEKFEELQKEYDDVISIHLSSGISGTYQGAVSAGEMVEGIRVHAFDSEISCMVQGFYVIEAAKMALDGKGAEEIMARLEEMKPSVRAYFMADDLSHLQRGGRLSSAQALIGSLLQVKPVLHFVDKVIVPFEKIRTRKKAMKRIADLLGEDASSGEKYKAVIIHAKRESEAKDWKAELEARFPNVEFDISYFGPVIGTHLGEGSMGMGWYKI, encoded by the coding sequence ATGAAAACCGCAGTCGTAACAGATAGCACTGCATATATACCTAAGGAAATACGTGATCGTTTACATATACATATGATGCCGCTTAATGTCATTTTTTCCAATGAAGCTTACCGGGAGGAAGTTGATATAACTGCGGATGAGTTTTATGAGGAAGTAAAGATGCAGGAGAAATTGCCGACCACTTCACAGCCTCCAATCGGGAAGTTTGTCGAGAAGTTCGAGGAACTGCAGAAAGAATATGATGATGTTATTTCCATTCATTTATCGAGCGGCATCAGCGGAACGTATCAAGGAGCGGTATCTGCAGGTGAAATGGTCGAGGGAATTAGGGTTCATGCCTTTGATTCGGAAATCAGCTGCATGGTACAGGGGTTTTACGTGATCGAGGCGGCAAAAATGGCACTTGATGGTAAAGGCGCAGAAGAAATCATGGCAAGGCTCGAAGAAATGAAACCATCGGTAAGGGCCTACTTCATGGCAGATGACCTATCCCATCTGCAGCGCGGCGGCCGCTTAAGCAGTGCCCAAGCATTGATTGGCAGTTTGCTTCAAGTGAAGCCTGTCCTCCATTTTGTTGATAAAGTCATCGTCCCATTCGAAAAAATCCGTACAAGAAAAAAAGCGATGAAAAGGATTGCCGATTTACTTGGGGAAGACGCGTCGAGCGGCGAGAAATATAAAGCCGTCATCATTCATGCAAAACGGGAAAGTGAAGCTAAAGACTGGAAAGCCGAACTTGAAGCCCGATTCCCAAATGTCGAGTTCGACATCAGCTACTTCGGTCCAGTAATCGGAACGCATCTGGGCGAAGGTTCAATGGGGATGGGCTGGTATAAAATTTAA
- a CDS encoding response regulator transcription factor → MKTSIIIIDDHQLFREGVKRILDFESSFDVVAEGDDGSEAMDLVETHKPDVVIMDINMPNMNGIEATKMLVNRYPETKVIILSIHDDENYVQHALKTGAQGYLLKEMDADALIDAVRVVAEGGSYLHPKVTHNLVKEYRRLAAEEGADRDSVHTIEIRRPLHLLTRRECEVLQLLADGKSNRAIGETLYISEKTVKNHVSNILQKMNVNDRTQAVVLAIKNGWVEVK, encoded by the coding sequence TTGAAGACTAGTATCATCATTATCGATGACCATCAGCTTTTCCGTGAAGGCGTAAAGCGCATATTAGATTTTGAATCATCCTTTGATGTTGTTGCCGAGGGTGATGACGGAAGCGAAGCTATGGACCTCGTTGAAACACATAAACCTGATGTTGTTATAATGGATATCAACATGCCGAACATGAATGGGATCGAAGCAACAAAAATGCTCGTGAACCGTTACCCTGAAACAAAAGTCATCATCCTTTCCATTCATGATGATGAAAACTACGTGCAGCACGCATTGAAAACAGGAGCACAAGGTTATCTTTTGAAAGAAATGGACGCAGATGCGTTGATTGATGCTGTGCGTGTAGTCGCTGAAGGCGGCTCATACCTTCATCCAAAGGTGACCCATAATTTAGTTAAAGAATATCGCCGCTTAGCAGCTGAAGAGGGTGCTGATCGTGATTCCGTACATACGATAGAAATCAGGAGGCCGCTACACCTATTGACTCGACGCGAATGTGAAGTGCTTCAACTTCTAGCGGACGGGAAAAGCAACCGGGCCATCGGCGAAACTCTATATATCAGTGAAAAAACAGTCAAGAACCATGTGAGTAACATTCTTCAGAAGATGAATGTGAATGACCGTACACAAGCGGTTGTACTAGCTATTAAAAATGGCTGGGTGGAAGTGAAGTAA
- a CDS encoding sensor histidine kinase, translated as MSIKKVDAKALDKILETMVSTVSESKDEVFDIGEQCRKDFESLSKELDDVKIRVAIVITDSDALDAKARFARKRLSEVSMHFNHFSEEQVRDAYERAHKLQVDLQINRQLEKELRNRRDELELRLRGLQQTIDKAVHLVSQISVVQNYLTQDLKFVGEALQEAKRKQDFGLKIIEAQEQERKKLSREIHDGPAQMLANVMMRSDLIERVQRERGPDEALVEIRSLKVMVRNALYEVRRIIYDLRPMALDDLGLVPTLRKYLQTTEDYNNGVNLNFVNLGQVKRLPSDMEVALFRLVQEAVQNSLKHADPKQIQVKLSISKEMVTVVVKDDGKGFDSSIQKEGSFGLVGMRERVELLEGEMTIDSQPGAGTLVFIQVPYHL; from the coding sequence ATGTCCATAAAAAAGGTTGATGCTAAAGCATTGGACAAGATCTTAGAAACAATGGTGAGCACTGTTAGTGAGAGTAAGGATGAAGTCTTTGATATCGGCGAACAATGCCGAAAGGATTTCGAGTCATTATCAAAAGAGCTTGATGATGTGAAAATCAGGGTTGCCATTGTGATAACCGACAGCGATGCATTGGATGCAAAAGCCAGGTTTGCTCGAAAAAGGCTTTCAGAAGTCAGTATGCACTTCAACCATTTTTCTGAAGAACAGGTGCGCGATGCTTATGAAAGGGCACATAAGCTGCAAGTCGATTTACAAATTAACCGGCAATTGGAGAAAGAGCTCCGTAATCGCCGGGATGAGCTTGAGTTAAGGTTAAGGGGTCTACAGCAGACGATCGATAAAGCGGTGCATCTCGTTTCGCAAATATCGGTAGTACAGAATTATTTGACACAGGATCTTAAATTTGTGGGGGAAGCCCTTCAAGAAGCGAAACGCAAACAGGACTTCGGCCTGAAAATAATCGAAGCCCAGGAGCAGGAACGTAAAAAGCTCTCACGTGAGATTCATGATGGTCCTGCGCAAATGCTGGCAAACGTCATGATGCGCTCAGACTTGATAGAACGAGTGCAACGGGAGAGAGGTCCTGATGAAGCGTTAGTGGAAATCCGCAGTTTAAAGGTCATGGTAAGGAATGCTTTATATGAAGTGCGCAGGATCATCTATGACCTTCGTCCTATGGCGCTTGATGATTTAGGCCTTGTACCTACCCTCAGAAAGTACCTGCAAACGACCGAAGACTATAATAATGGCGTGAATCTGAATTTCGTCAACCTTGGACAGGTCAAAAGGCTTCCTTCCGATATGGAGGTCGCTTTATTCAGGCTGGTTCAAGAGGCTGTACAAAATTCATTGAAGCATGCGGATCCAAAACAGATTCAAGTTAAACTGTCCATTTCCAAGGAGATGGTGACCGTCGTCGTCAAAGATGATGGAAAGGGGTTTGACTCTTCGATTCAAAAAGAAGGTTCATTTGGCTTGGTAGGAATGAGGGAAAGAGTCGAGCTGCTGGAAGGTGAAATGACGATCGATTCACAACCGGGGGCAGGCACTTTGGTATTTATACAAGTTCCCTACCATTTATAA
- a CDS encoding YigZ family protein yields MLTQYLTVAGRGEHEIVIEKSRFISHIARVETEDAAQAFIQEIKKKHKDATHNCSAYMIGEQNQIQKALDDGEPSGTAGVPILEVLKKKELKDTAVVVTRYFGGIKLGAGGLIRAYSKATSEGINTTGVVVRKLMRVISTTVDYTWLGKLENELRSSIYQIKEIQYLDQVNILVYVEETQKETYTAWITELTNGQGHITEEEMLYLEEEFA; encoded by the coding sequence ATGCTCACTCAATATTTAACGGTGGCAGGTCGCGGCGAACATGAAATCGTCATTGAAAAATCCCGTTTTATTTCCCACATCGCCCGAGTTGAAACCGAAGATGCCGCACAGGCCTTTATCCAGGAAATCAAGAAAAAGCACAAAGATGCTACACATAATTGTTCCGCTTATATGATCGGGGAACAAAATCAAATCCAAAAAGCCCTCGATGATGGGGAACCGAGCGGAACGGCAGGCGTCCCTATCCTGGAAGTGCTTAAGAAAAAAGAACTGAAAGACACCGCTGTTGTTGTCACACGATATTTTGGCGGCATCAAACTTGGTGCTGGCGGTCTTATTCGCGCTTACAGCAAAGCGACTTCAGAAGGAATAAATACCACTGGTGTGGTCGTAAGAAAACTAATGCGGGTCATTTCGACAACCGTCGACTATACCTGGCTAGGAAAATTGGAAAACGAATTGCGATCTTCCATTTATCAAATAAAGGAAATTCAGTACCTTGATCAGGTCAATATCCTTGTATATGTTGAGGAAACACAAAAAGAGACATATACCGCTTGGATTACAGAGCTGACAAATGGTCAAGGCCATATCACTGAGGAAGAAATGCTTTATTTGGAAGAGGAATTCGCCTGA